One window of the Runella slithyformis DSM 19594 genome contains the following:
- a CDS encoding M20/M25/M40 family metallo-hydrolase: protein MRNRKPTLTHLGIIAGLTLLFSVAYAQEDDAGKNGKVEAAYLKEAEQLAKNKQIQKAFQSIVAQNKRNREDLIMLTEIPAPPFMETKRGIRFASMLKEAGIDSVWTDKVGNVIGLRKGKKRNRTVAFDAHLDTVFPLETDVKVKIKGDTLFAPGIGDNTQGVVMIVSVLRALEEANIETEADVLFIGSVGEEGLGDLRGVKHLFTDQSPRIDSWIAIDGGGMDYLRTMGLGSYRYRITFKGPGGHSWGAFGLANPQHALGSAIHYFSKAADKFTRTGARTSYNVGRIGGGTSVNSIAFESWMEVDMRSEIPENLNLVDSLLKASVQQALQEHNAMKRMGPALTVEIKKIGDRPSGELPETVPLIQRAMASIAYFGASPKVGRGSTNSNTPIAKGIPAVTLGRGGKGGNAHALNEWWLDDEGYKAIQVALLTLVSEAKMAKP from the coding sequence ATGAGAAATCGAAAACCCACCTTGACCCACCTTGGAATAATTGCCGGCCTCACGCTCCTTTTCTCGGTGGCCTACGCTCAGGAAGATGATGCCGGAAAGAATGGTAAAGTAGAGGCGGCTTACCTCAAAGAAGCTGAACAATTGGCCAAAAACAAACAAATCCAAAAGGCGTTTCAGTCCATTGTTGCTCAAAACAAACGAAATCGGGAGGACCTCATTATGCTGACCGAGATTCCCGCCCCACCGTTTATGGAAACCAAACGGGGCATTCGGTTTGCGTCCATGCTCAAAGAAGCGGGGATCGATTCGGTATGGACGGATAAGGTGGGCAACGTGATCGGACTGCGAAAAGGCAAAAAACGCAATCGGACCGTCGCATTTGATGCCCATTTAGATACCGTATTCCCACTCGAAACCGACGTCAAAGTGAAAATAAAGGGTGATACGCTCTTTGCCCCGGGCATTGGTGACAACACGCAGGGCGTCGTCATGATCGTGTCGGTGTTGAGAGCCCTGGAAGAGGCCAACATAGAAACCGAAGCCGATGTGTTGTTCATTGGCTCCGTAGGCGAAGAAGGGCTTGGAGATTTGAGAGGTGTAAAACACTTATTCACCGACCAAAGCCCCCGCATCGACTCGTGGATCGCGATTGACGGCGGCGGCATGGACTACTTACGGACCATGGGCTTAGGTTCGTATCGGTACCGCATTACCTTCAAAGGCCCCGGCGGACATTCGTGGGGCGCCTTCGGCTTGGCTAACCCTCAGCATGCCCTGGGCTCGGCCATTCATTACTTTTCAAAAGCGGCCGATAAATTTACCCGGACAGGGGCGCGTACCAGCTACAACGTAGGCCGTATCGGCGGGGGTACTTCGGTCAATTCCATTGCGTTTGAGTCTTGGATGGAAGTGGATATGCGCTCCGAAATCCCCGAAAACCTCAATTTAGTGGATTCGCTGTTAAAAGCATCGGTACAACAGGCACTTCAGGAACACAATGCCATGAAACGCATGGGCCCGGCACTCACGGTGGAGATCAAAAAAATCGGCGATCGCCCTTCGGGCGAATTACCCGAAACCGTCCCCCTCATTCAGCGGGCCATGGCCTCGATCGCTTATTTTGGAGCTTCTCCTAAAGTGGGCCGCGGCTCAACCAACTCCAATACGCCGATTGCCAAAGGAATCCCTGCCGTGACCTTGGGACGCGGAGGAAAAGGCGGCAATGCCCATGCCCTCAATGAATGGTGGCTGGATGACGAAGGCTACAAAGCCATTCAGGTGGCCTTGCTGACGCTGGTTTCGGAAGCGAAAATGGCCAAACCCTGA
- a CDS encoding DUF1028 domain-containing protein encodes MRNSIFLFVFLGLIFSRTHAQFFKKDNGLAHTFSIVARDEKTGEIAVGVQSHWFSVGTSVSWAEAGVGAVATQSFTNKSFGVRGLALLKSGKTAHEALDILLSDDAGREVRQVGIVDAKGNVANFTGKNCVDFAGDLKGKNYAVQSNMMLTDAVPAAMAKSFEANAQLPLAERVLEALKAAQKVGGDIRGKQSAVLLVVKGEATDKPWDDNHLVDLRVDDHPEPLAELQRLLTVQRAYDHMNNGDLAVEKNDMPLAMKEYGAAMKMFPGNLEMQYWTAITLANNGDIQKAALMLKAIYAKEPNWRKMTQRLPKAGLLTVKENELKILVQ; translated from the coding sequence ATGAGAAATTCCATTTTCCTTTTTGTTTTTTTGGGTCTCATTTTTTCACGGACGCACGCCCAGTTTTTTAAAAAAGACAATGGGTTGGCGCACACGTTTTCGATCGTGGCCCGCGATGAGAAAACGGGCGAGATCGCCGTCGGTGTGCAGAGTCATTGGTTCAGCGTCGGTACTTCTGTTTCGTGGGCGGAAGCGGGTGTCGGGGCTGTAGCTACCCAGTCATTTACCAATAAATCGTTTGGAGTCAGAGGGTTGGCGTTGCTCAAATCGGGCAAAACTGCTCACGAAGCGCTGGATATTCTGCTCTCGGATGACGCCGGCAGGGAGGTGCGGCAGGTTGGCATTGTAGATGCGAAGGGAAACGTAGCCAACTTTACGGGCAAAAACTGCGTGGACTTTGCGGGAGATTTAAAAGGAAAAAACTATGCCGTACAATCAAACATGATGCTGACCGATGCCGTGCCCGCCGCCATGGCCAAGTCGTTTGAAGCGAATGCGCAGCTGCCACTGGCCGAGCGGGTACTGGAAGCCTTGAAAGCAGCCCAAAAGGTGGGCGGGGATATTCGGGGAAAGCAATCGGCTGTCCTGCTGGTGGTCAAAGGAGAGGCCACGGATAAGCCGTGGGATGATAATCACCTGGTAGATCTGCGGGTAGATGACCACCCCGAGCCGCTGGCCGAATTGCAACGATTATTGACCGTCCAGCGGGCCTATGACCACATGAACAACGGCGACCTGGCCGTGGAGAAAAACGACATGCCTCTCGCCATGAAGGAGTACGGAGCTGCCATGAAAATGTTTCCCGGAAACCTGGAAATGCAGTATTGGACGGCCATTACGCTGGCCAACAACGGCGATATTCAAAAAGCTGCTTTGATGCTGAAAGCCATTTATGCCAAAGAACCCAACTGGCGAAAAATGACTCAACGGCTGCCCAAAGCAGGCCTGCTGACGGTCAAAGAAAATGAATTGAAAATACTGGTACAATAA
- a CDS encoding tetratricopeptide repeat protein, with translation MTTHKLFLLLFLFGSLLTEVWAQEERGSGINKTAPKTAVGTTRALIVGVSQYQHINSLRFAGDDALAFYNYLLSPAGGSVPQANIELLLNEKATLVQVDLAMGKLLNSVKPNDRVFIYFSGHGDQESKTIAQRGFLLTHDTFSSNYNSTAFAVLYLQDYIATLATKNQAQIFLFLDACRSGKLAGSEIGGVQLAGQQLLKQVANEVKFMACQANELSLEGYQWGGGRGVFSYHLIRGMQGLADADGDKTITLRELERYLEDRVTAEAAPNRQNPLLLAADKSLPLVKVDPATLAAVRQNLPPPAFAAVQGKGFVETILDSAPDDVQKTYADFHEAIAQKQLLDSPNSADGYYEKLLATPSIGELHPFIKREFAAALLEESTKTFGQLLANKNLPAVSTGYRKNIRYLEKAAQILGKSHYFYPNLRAQTFYYKGLLTESANRDEALLNYRQAITADSTFAPAYNDAGRLLFLKQSFREAQEIFEKGLQLAPKWSYLHLNYGMVLVAQKKWTEAETAYKEAIELQPDNAIAFKNYGNLLAGQNKGSDAETAYKKAIELNPNDPETYNNYGMLLNAQKRYSEAETEYKKAIELQPDNAQVYSNYGIVLAIQNRQAEAEFVFRKSIELNPKDAQAHFNYGILLATQNRLAEAEIAYKKAIELAPNDAIAYNSYGVLLAAQNRLAEAEQAYKKYVELSPNNAIVYGNYGNLLARQGRQREAETAYKRSIELNPNDANVHKSYAILLKNLNRPAEAETSYKRAIQLKTDDAEVYKNYGMLLNARNRPEEAEANFKKAIELNPDDPFVYNSYGMLLAAQSRLDEAENAYKKSIALSAANGLVFGNYGNLLARQSRFEEAETNYKRALELIPNNALLYNNYGNLLDGLGRLPEAEAIYKKAIEAKTDYPPPYYYIALLKARQNLTAEAIDWLGKALEKGYTNFDSISRNPAFDPLRETPEFKALLTKYRKN, from the coding sequence ATGACAACTCACAAACTCTTCCTGTTACTTTTCCTTTTCGGAAGTCTATTAACCGAAGTTTGGGCACAGGAAGAACGCGGCTCCGGGATCAACAAAACCGCTCCCAAAACCGCGGTCGGCACTACCCGGGCGCTGATTGTAGGCGTGTCGCAGTATCAACACATCAATTCACTCCGCTTTGCCGGCGACGACGCCCTGGCTTTTTATAACTATCTGCTCTCTCCCGCCGGAGGCTCCGTTCCGCAGGCCAATATTGAACTTTTACTGAATGAAAAAGCTACGTTGGTACAGGTCGATCTGGCCATGGGAAAACTCCTGAACAGCGTCAAACCCAATGACCGCGTCTTTATCTACTTTTCGGGCCACGGCGATCAGGAATCAAAAACCATTGCCCAGCGCGGTTTTTTGCTCACGCACGATACCTTCAGCAGCAATTATAACTCTACGGCTTTTGCGGTACTGTATTTACAGGACTATATCGCCACCCTGGCCACCAAAAACCAGGCGCAGATATTCCTGTTTCTGGATGCGTGCCGTTCCGGAAAACTGGCCGGGAGCGAAATCGGCGGGGTGCAGCTTGCCGGTCAGCAATTGCTCAAACAGGTCGCCAACGAGGTGAAGTTTATGGCCTGCCAGGCCAATGAACTATCGCTGGAAGGGTATCAATGGGGCGGCGGCCGGGGGGTGTTCAGTTACCACCTCATTCGCGGGATGCAGGGGCTGGCCGACGCCGACGGCGATAAGACCATTACGCTGCGCGAGCTGGAACGGTACCTTGAAGACCGCGTAACGGCCGAAGCCGCTCCCAACCGCCAGAATCCGCTGTTGTTGGCGGCCGACAAATCACTGCCCCTGGTAAAGGTAGACCCCGCTACCCTCGCGGCCGTGCGTCAGAATCTGCCCCCTCCTGCCTTTGCGGCTGTGCAAGGCAAAGGATTCGTCGAAACCATTCTGGACAGCGCCCCCGATGACGTACAAAAAACCTACGCTGACTTTCACGAAGCAATTGCGCAAAAACAGTTATTGGATAGCCCCAACAGTGCCGATGGGTATTATGAAAAATTACTGGCAACGCCTTCCATCGGGGAACTTCACCCCTTTATCAAACGAGAGTTTGCGGCGGCGCTGCTCGAAGAATCCACGAAAACGTTCGGACAGCTTTTGGCCAATAAAAACCTGCCGGCAGTCAGTACCGGTTACCGAAAAAACATTCGTTATTTGGAAAAAGCCGCTCAAATTTTGGGAAAATCCCATTATTTCTATCCCAATCTGCGCGCACAGACTTTTTATTATAAAGGCCTGTTGACCGAATCCGCCAACCGTGACGAAGCCCTGCTGAATTACCGTCAGGCCATCACCGCCGACAGCACTTTTGCGCCGGCTTACAATGACGCCGGCCGATTGCTGTTTTTGAAGCAATCCTTCCGGGAAGCGCAGGAAATTTTTGAAAAAGGGCTCCAACTGGCCCCGAAATGGAGTTATCTGCACCTCAATTACGGCATGGTGTTGGTGGCCCAAAAAAAATGGACCGAAGCCGAAACGGCGTACAAAGAAGCCATCGAACTCCAACCCGATAACGCCATTGCGTTTAAGAATTACGGTAACCTCCTCGCCGGGCAAAACAAGGGATCAGATGCCGAAACGGCGTACAAAAAAGCCATCGAACTCAACCCCAACGACCCCGAAACCTACAACAACTACGGAATGCTGCTGAACGCCCAAAAACGATACAGCGAAGCCGAAACCGAGTACAAAAAAGCCATCGAACTCCAACCCGACAACGCACAGGTCTACAGTAACTACGGCATTGTACTGGCCATTCAGAACCGGCAGGCAGAAGCGGAGTTTGTTTTTCGCAAATCCATTGAGCTCAACCCCAAAGACGCACAGGCGCACTTTAACTACGGCATCCTGCTGGCCACCCAAAATCGATTGGCCGAGGCAGAGATCGCTTATAAAAAAGCCATTGAACTGGCCCCCAACGATGCCATTGCTTACAACAGTTACGGAGTATTGCTGGCGGCGCAGAATCGGTTGGCTGAAGCCGAACAGGCGTATAAAAAATACGTAGAACTCAGTCCCAACAATGCCATTGTGTACGGCAATTACGGCAATTTGCTGGCCCGTCAGGGGCGACAACGTGAGGCGGAGACCGCTTACAAAAGATCCATTGAACTGAACCCCAACGACGCCAACGTGCATAAAAGCTATGCCATTTTATTGAAAAACCTGAATCGGCCGGCGGAAGCGGAAACATCCTACAAGCGGGCCATCCAGCTCAAAACGGACGACGCCGAAGTCTATAAGAACTACGGCATGCTGCTGAATGCGCGCAATCGCCCCGAAGAAGCGGAAGCCAACTTCAAAAAAGCGATTGAGCTAAATCCCGACGACCCCTTCGTTTACAATAGTTACGGCATGTTGCTCGCCGCGCAGAGCCGTTTGGACGAGGCCGAAAACGCCTACAAAAAATCCATCGCATTGAGTGCCGCCAACGGATTGGTCTTCGGCAATTACGGAAATCTGCTGGCCCGTCAGAGTCGTTTTGAAGAGGCGGAGACCAACTATAAAAGAGCGTTGGAATTGATTCCCAATAACGCCCTGCTGTACAACAATTACGGCAATCTTTTGGATGGTCTGGGGCGCCTGCCCGAAGCGGAGGCGATCTATAAAAAAGCCATCGAAGCCAAGACCGATTATCCTCCGCCTTATTATTACATAGCACTTCTCAAAGCGCGTCAAAACCTGACCGCCGAGGCCATCGACTGGCTGGGCAAAGCCTTGGAAAAAGGCTACACCAATTTTGACAGCATCAGCAGAAATCCGGCCTTTGACCCGTTGCGGGAAACGCCCGAATTCAAGGCGTTACTCACCAAATACCGTAAGAATTGA
- a CDS encoding caspase family protein produces MKNILFFLLFTGSPFLLCAQKLHLILTSDYENREFGMISLKDEEMVTTMFRKISTQIGYELRIVYINKNTKEGFTGNAVRNAVTDTSIHTTDIVIFYYSGFGIYPSKSTLPSLQLDNSSLLSLSRHTPLSLDDVAAALQARGIKLGMVMADCRNTLTTRYPIPARRGTIVRQDRSKEILKKLFLGESCRILKIASAQKGKPVLAISRNSVFTYSLTEAFEDMLYAKTMKEVSLDNLLLRINRITKAFIPEYTGLSKVPISCRTAAGRPAVRVVR; encoded by the coding sequence ATGAAAAACATTCTATTCTTTTTGCTTTTTACCGGCAGCCCCTTTCTGCTTTGTGCCCAAAAACTCCACCTTATTCTTACCTCCGATTATGAGAACAGGGAGTTCGGGATGATCAGCCTCAAAGACGAAGAAATGGTCACGACCATGTTTCGAAAAATCAGTACACAGATCGGGTACGAGCTGAGGATCGTTTACATTAACAAAAATACCAAAGAGGGATTTACGGGCAATGCCGTGCGCAATGCCGTCACCGACACCTCCATTCACACAACCGACATTGTCATTTTCTATTATTCAGGCTTTGGCATTTATCCTTCCAAAAGCACACTGCCTTCTTTGCAGTTGGATAACAGCAGTTTACTGAGCCTTAGCCGGCACACGCCGCTCTCGCTTGATGATGTGGCAGCGGCCCTTCAGGCCAGAGGGATTAAGCTGGGCATGGTCATGGCCGACTGTCGCAATACCCTTACCACACGGTATCCGATCCCGGCACGAAGAGGTACGATTGTGAGGCAGGACCGCTCGAAGGAGATTCTCAAAAAATTGTTTTTGGGCGAATCCTGCCGCATTCTGAAAATAGCCAGCGCTCAAAAAGGCAAACCGGTGCTCGCCATCTCGCGCAATTCCGTTTTTACGTATTCACTCACCGAAGCCTTTGAAGATATGCTGTATGCCAAAACGATGAAAGAAGTGAGTCTGGACAACCTGCTGCTCCGGATCAACAGGATCACCAAAGCCTTCATTCCCGAATATACCGGCTTGAGCAAGGTCCCCATCAGTTGTCGTACCGCCGCCGGCCGGCCGGCTGTCCGGGTTGTCCGATAA
- a CDS encoding C1 family peptidase, producing MKHFSLTLILCLLNAATLHAQGLNFNDSAYHQVPRKKSVVVISPDGLPPKADLSMYVPTVIDQGKLGTCVGVSTGYYMRTILEARHLGITDRDSVDALRFSPSFLYNSIKDPLDKNCKRGTEVAAALEFLKNKGVVRLAQQPYPDCSQTRSAALQPEAGSRIMDYIRLFGLNDRQEDVIISTKKALAEGTPVVIAIQTTPSLDDLGFWYKLWIRFLRFFGIDTDDEFGLWNPAKSKKLRGGHAVCVVGYDDAKFGGAFHVVNSRGENWGDDGFFWIRYADYSKHAKYAFQAYLPAEQYTTAALRSGEIIIELAGLRSTQPRFTPLHSDSSLITYALLDPQPTDTEFKFKINVDTQTYLYVLGANSSQRTVDKLFPLDSISPMIGADTKVILPSEEQVYALDATTGTENWLFLFSDREINIDSCMTEINARQGPFTQRVQDVLSDRLIKKEQVDYQTRKMGFALREKHEGLIVPLLVTLKHVKKRSM from the coding sequence ATGAAGCACTTCTCTCTGACCTTGATTTTATGTCTGCTGAACGCTGCAACACTGCACGCGCAGGGATTGAACTTCAACGACTCGGCCTACCATCAGGTACCCCGAAAAAAATCAGTTGTGGTCATTTCTCCCGATGGACTGCCTCCCAAAGCCGACCTGTCCATGTACGTTCCCACGGTCATTGATCAGGGAAAACTCGGCACCTGCGTGGGGGTTTCCACGGGGTATTATATGCGTACGATCCTCGAAGCCAGGCACCTGGGCATCACCGACCGAGATTCGGTAGACGCCCTGCGCTTCTCGCCTTCCTTTTTGTATAACTCCATCAAAGATCCGTTGGATAAGAACTGCAAAAGGGGCACGGAAGTAGCCGCAGCGCTGGAATTTCTGAAAAATAAAGGCGTGGTCAGACTCGCCCAACAGCCCTATCCCGACTGCTCCCAAACAAGATCCGCTGCCTTACAGCCCGAGGCGGGCTCACGAATCATGGATTATATCCGACTGTTCGGTCTCAACGACCGGCAGGAAGATGTCATTATTTCAACCAAAAAGGCGCTGGCCGAAGGTACGCCCGTCGTCATTGCCATTCAGACCACACCGTCGCTGGATGACCTCGGTTTTTGGTATAAACTATGGATTCGCTTTTTGCGATTCTTCGGCATTGATACCGACGATGAATTTGGGCTGTGGAATCCCGCCAAATCGAAAAAATTAAGGGGTGGGCACGCCGTCTGCGTAGTGGGGTACGATGATGCCAAATTCGGCGGCGCATTTCACGTAGTCAACAGCCGGGGAGAAAACTGGGGCGATGACGGTTTTTTCTGGATTCGCTACGCCGATTACAGCAAACACGCCAAATACGCTTTTCAGGCGTACCTGCCCGCCGAACAATACACAACTGCCGCCCTTCGCTCGGGAGAAATCATTATTGAATTGGCCGGTTTACGCTCGACCCAACCGCGGTTTACGCCTTTACATTCCGACAGTTCGCTCATTACGTACGCATTACTTGATCCTCAACCCACTGATACCGAATTCAAATTTAAGATCAATGTGGATACACAAACCTATCTGTACGTACTGGGCGCGAACAGCAGCCAACGGACCGTCGACAAGCTCTTCCCCCTCGACTCCATCAGTCCCATGATCGGTGCCGACACCAAGGTGATTCTTCCGTCAGAAGAGCAGGTATATGCCCTCGATGCCACCACGGGAACCGAAAATTGGCTGTTTTTATTCTCCGACCGCGAAATAAATATCGACAGCTGCATGACCGAGATCAACGCCCGACAGGGACCCTTTACGCAAAGGGTACAGGATGTATTGAGCGACCGATTGATCAAAAAAGAACAGGTCGACTACCAAACCCGGAAGATGGGTTTTGCACTGAGAGAAAAACACGAAGGACTGATCGTGCCGCTGTTAGTGACCCTGAAACACGTAAAAAAGAGGAGTATGTAA
- a CDS encoding tetratricopeptide repeat-containing sensor histidine kinase: MKSIASTLILCFVLLAIPVFAQQTPADSLKRRLSQAMPDTARVLLLDQLSYHLMYSKPWVAMQHAREGLELAQKINFPKGKVRNMNRLGSILRITSNYGKALEMLFNALKLAESIHDEEGKAKTLNNIGILYLEQKDSKKAIEYFLMTKAIAEKINDRNLVQIALVNIGTGYALQNNPDSAQLYVKQAYQSVKDRKGSTGNTLLISLGNIHYRMGEYPESLKYYRLSLPYLKAVDNNRLLSQTYFEMAQVFQGMKRLDSCLYYAERALTLAQSANNIKYVFEAGHLLASLYETRDKSKAFDYFKLAAAAKDSMFNQEKVKQVQNLSFREQLLQQELIATQKEFAGRRKLYVLFGVLAAILIFTGMLYRNNRLKNKANELLRKQKEAIQSQKVQLQTSLQTLKETQNQLIQKEKLAGLGELTAGIAHEIQNPLNFVNNFSDISAELVQELKEIKEDKKLKAKDGQAPEDELEVELLNDIEQNLQKIHFHGQRASGIVKNMLEHSRAGTGERAVTDLNKLAEEYLRLSYHGMRAKDKGFTAGYAFMADETLPSVQVVPQDIGRVLLNLFNNAFYAVGSKAAQTGGKNEDIMAVLSAYQPMVTVSTKALNDWVEIRVQDNGTGIPAGVKEKIFQPFFTTKPTGEGTGLGLSLSYDIITKGHGGTIEVEAEDGEGTAFVIKLPIRSLAAGELMKEEES, translated from the coding sequence ATGAAATCGATTGCCTCAACACTTATTTTGTGTTTCGTGCTTTTGGCAATCCCTGTTTTTGCTCAACAAACGCCCGCCGATAGTCTTAAAAGACGGCTCTCTCAAGCCATGCCTGATACGGCGCGGGTGCTTTTGTTGGATCAGTTGAGCTACCATCTGATGTACTCCAAACCATGGGTGGCGATGCAGCACGCCCGGGAAGGATTGGAGTTGGCCCAAAAAATAAATTTCCCCAAAGGAAAGGTCAGAAATATGAATCGGCTCGGGTCCATTCTGCGCATTACGAGTAATTATGGAAAAGCACTTGAAATGCTCTTCAATGCCCTCAAGTTGGCAGAAAGCATCCACGACGAAGAAGGAAAAGCCAAAACCCTTAACAATATCGGGATTCTCTATTTGGAGCAGAAAGATTCAAAGAAAGCGATCGAGTATTTTTTAATGACCAAAGCGATCGCCGAAAAGATCAATGACCGAAATCTTGTGCAGATAGCTCTGGTGAATATCGGAACCGGGTATGCGCTCCAAAATAACCCGGATTCGGCGCAGCTCTACGTCAAACAGGCGTATCAATCGGTCAAAGACCGGAAAGGCAGTACCGGAAATACATTATTAATCAGTTTGGGGAATATTCATTATCGAATGGGCGAGTATCCTGAGTCGCTGAAATACTACCGCCTTAGCTTACCTTATTTAAAAGCGGTCGATAACAACCGCCTGTTAAGTCAAACGTATTTTGAAATGGCGCAGGTGTTTCAGGGAATGAAACGGTTGGACTCCTGTCTATATTATGCTGAACGGGCCCTTACCCTTGCGCAAAGTGCCAACAATATTAAATATGTTTTTGAGGCCGGTCATCTTTTGGCGTCTTTGTACGAAACACGTGATAAAAGTAAAGCGTTTGACTACTTCAAATTGGCGGCGGCGGCCAAAGACAGTATGTTCAATCAGGAAAAAGTAAAACAGGTACAGAACCTGAGTTTTAGGGAACAACTGCTTCAGCAGGAACTGATCGCGACCCAAAAAGAATTTGCCGGCCGACGAAAACTGTACGTGCTGTTTGGCGTTCTGGCCGCTATCCTGATCTTTACCGGAATGCTTTACCGCAACAATCGCCTGAAAAACAAAGCAAATGAGTTATTACGTAAACAAAAAGAAGCCATTCAGTCGCAAAAAGTGCAGCTCCAAACGTCGTTGCAAACGCTGAAAGAAACCCAGAACCAACTTATCCAAAAAGAGAAGTTGGCCGGCTTGGGCGAGCTGACCGCCGGCATTGCGCACGAGATCCAGAATCCGTTGAATTTTGTCAATAACTTCTCTGACATCAGCGCTGAACTGGTGCAGGAATTGAAGGAAATCAAAGAAGATAAAAAGCTGAAAGCCAAAGACGGACAAGCGCCGGAGGATGAATTGGAAGTCGAACTCTTGAACGATATTGAGCAAAACCTTCAAAAAATCCATTTTCACGGTCAACGGGCCAGCGGCATTGTTAAAAATATGCTGGAACATTCCAGAGCAGGCACCGGAGAGCGAGCCGTGACCGACCTCAACAAACTTGCGGAGGAATACCTTCGCCTTTCGTACCACGGCATGCGGGCGAAAGACAAAGGTTTTACGGCCGGCTACGCATTTATGGCTGATGAAACCCTGCCTTCTGTCCAAGTTGTGCCGCAGGATATCGGGCGCGTTTTATTGAATTTATTCAACAACGCATTCTATGCCGTTGGGTCAAAAGCGGCACAGACCGGCGGTAAGAACGAGGATATTATGGCAGTACTGTCGGCCTATCAACCGATGGTGACGGTGAGCACCAAAGCGCTGAATGATTGGGTTGAAATACGGGTCCAAGACAACGGGACGGGCATCCCCGCGGGCGTGAAGGAAAAAATCTTTCAGCCCTTTTTTACCACTAAACCCACGGGCGAAGGAACGGGGCTGGGGTTGTCGCTCAGCTACGATATCATTACCAAAGGACACGGCGGTACGATTGAGGTAGAGGCCGAAGACGGCGAGGGAACCGCGTTTGTCATCAAATTGCCGATTCGGTCACTCGCTGCCGGCGAATTAATGAAAGAAGAAGAATCATAA